The Plectropomus leopardus isolate mb chromosome 14, YSFRI_Pleo_2.0, whole genome shotgun sequence DNA window AGCAACTCCAGGTCCAAACCTTCAGGACATTCTGCCAACTTCAGTTTGGATGGTGAGCTGATTCAACATCATTACTCTCGGTGTCGGCATTTATTGCCCAGAGAGGTAGACCTTGAAGTTTTCAAAAGATGTTTCACTGCACAGTTTACTAAATCTTCtctcaaaacttttttgtgctcCCAGAGAAAAGAGAATTCCTCAAAGCTGCCATTGCCAATGCTGCGACGATCCAAGGAGTGGAGAAGGTGGAACTTCCCGAAAGTGTGAAACCAGTCCTGTCAGAGCAGCCGGAGGAGTCCAAACAGGTGTTGGCAGAGACATGGGTGAGACAAGAAGACCCTGAAAAGACTCCGTCACAGGTGGGTGTCTGAGAGTGAATTTGGGCTTGAAATTGAACACAATACCACACTAAACATGAGGCTTTGTCAAAGATTCTACTGAAGACATAGACGTTTTGTTCCATCTTGGACAATATTTGAAGGTAAGAGGTGTAAAGAATTTTAAAGCCAACAGCTATGTTTACCGCTCATGCTTAAAAGTTCACAGTTAATTTTCACCAGATGGTTAATGGACTTATGGGTCCTTGGCCCACAggatgatttattattttattattttattattttacaatgtaAGTTGATCCTAGCTTATACACCAATTTATCAAAGTGTCAACAGAGATAAAGCATATGAAGCACAGTGCAATGTCCACAGATGTTTGAGTAGGTCGAGGTCTGTGTTGTCTTGAATTTCCTGTGTCTTGTGTTAACCTTTGGACCCCTGAGGGAATACACATGCTCTCTGTATTTATTCCTGTCTTCATAGATAACATGACAGTGGTCTCCTTCACTCATCGGCACCTGGGATTAAAGGGCTGTCATGTGACTTGGGTGACAAGAATAAGTGTTTGCGTGAAAGGTTATCTGATAACTCTTATAATGTTCACAATGTTAACGTTTATCAACTAGAGTTTGCAGTTAAACATACACATATTTAGATTAATTCACAATCATacgatgcacacacacacacacacacacacaccatacaaATGCTAATAATACACATAGATGATGCACAAGAAATTTAGATTTTGTGTCACACTAACTCCTCTTCATATGGATAGGCAGAATTTTTACATTGCAAATGTATTTATGCTTGCAGTTGAAACGGGTCGTTGTTATTTAGCAGAACCCTCCACTCGCTGATGGAGCAAAGGCGTGTGGACCGCATTATAGTGACTATCCCTGTCAAGAGAGCTAAAAACAGACGAAGAACTCCTCTCCATTTGCCAAAGATAAGTCGGTTCACCAGCTGTGTGCTGAGGGCTGGGAAACCTACGTCACCATCATTCTGCCACAGTAGACAGAGAAGACTTCCTCTTTACtcttaagtttttgttttattgttttattctgtttcgaGGTCTGTCCTTGTAGGATTTGTTTAATGGCCGAGTCAAGCCTTTGACAGCATGGGGGAGGGGGGTGTTAAGTGTTGAAGCTAACACTTAAATAATTAAGTATGCTGTAGAAGTGCTTTACAATGTTAGCATTAGGAGTTATAATCCATCTATATGAACTTCACTAACTGTCAAAGCTCATCAGTTTTACACACATCTAACTGCGTATGTTGTTCTTGTCTTTTTGAAACAGAGCAGTGAGGTGGAGCCTGATGACATGTCCAGCCCAAGAATGTCCcctaaaagaaaaatcatctcTTTCAGCATTAATGTAAGTGACTGAAGTCACTTtgtaaaaaccaaacactgcttTATGCTACACTGAGCTTATAGACACGTGTTCTGATCACACCTTTTCTCTCCTAATCTTGTCCCGACAGAACTCTGTGGTGAAACCAACCGTGGCAGCTCCATCTGGTGCTAAGGTAACTTCCAGAGTGGACAGCTATGAAAGCAGGAGACCTTATGGCCACTGGGTTCCAGTCAAATCAGGCCAATCCTCAaatgcacgcaaacacacacggGCCACGTCACACTAGTGTGGCAAGATTTATGGacactgtaaatattttgtatatattatttCATGGACGATGTTTTCTTTCAGATGTGAAAGAGTTAAGTGGGAGAAATTGAAGAATTCGTCCAGGTGggattatttttttgccttttttgtatatattgtgcTGATGATTCAATAaagatatttatataataaaaagatgTTTCTGTCTATTTTTGTAACTAGTTTCATAAATGATCAAAATACGATAATCCTATAATAAAGGAAGAAGCTTTGAGGGTTAATATGGTTTGCTACAGTCACTAAACATCATACATCATACGTGTAGGGAAATGGGGCTTTCAATTGTTGACCAATCAAGAGGAGGTTGATATATCCATACACATTtaatcttttactttttatagtTACTGTTCCTAGAGTAAAGGAATAGTTTGTTTAGATACTCTAGTggaataatttaattaaaattggtATCTAAACAAAGCTAATGTATGTAAAATACTTTcaggtgtgtaggtgtgtgtcaCGTTTAGGGGCATCTATAGGCGGTAAGGgatgtttatgttttcattagttacAAATCACGTGAAATCAAAATTGTGTTTCTATACTCTACTATGAGCTATATGTACATATTAggcaggtcctcttccacagaggcAGTCATGTTCTTCTActgtagcccagaatggacaaattcATCTCTAGCATGAGATGGCcaattacatttttgcattgtaatgttttttttttaattggccaCATTAGTTCTATATGCATTATTCTGTAACCTAAATCCTAAATGCCACTAAAACCTACACACTGCATCTTAAAACTAAATAGTTAATAGTGGGATATGcaagaattgtgcaaaaaatcAGGATCTGTGATGCCGTATCTtacttttgagaaaaaaaatatctaaaaggATTAAATCACAATGACCTTAATGTGAACAAAGATGCAGGTCAACAGACTGCGTGATGGCACATTTGCCTCACTGCTAAATTGCTAAAATATATTCTAAATTGTTGCTTGGCCTTCTGTTCCCAGTTTCAAAGGGGTTTGCGCTACAATTTCAATGATGACCACATGGTGTCAGTATTGccatacattttcaaatgttttctctgtgtatCACTTTGTTATTGGGGATGGgttgtggttttattgtgaGCTCTTTAAAAGAAGAGGTTGACAAAGTAGCCTTGTTCAGGACGGCTGAATCACAACCAGCATCTCTGATTTGTGATTACAAAACATGGGTCTGGTGATACAACGTGCCAAGTCTGTCTGAATATAAGTTGATGCAGACGTTTTCACAGATACTTGAAAATACTCTATTCTAAGGATTCTGAGGTATCCAGGTACTGCTGTATCATAGTGCAGAGGGGTTTTGACATatcacagtaggaaaagcacgGGTTGATGATAAATTTATTCATGGCTGAATTCTATGTACATTTAGGGTCCTGGTATAGTACATAATTGTGCTCGGTGAGGCACTTGAACAGAAGATAGCCATCATTTGTGACACCTGTACTTTACTCTACTGTGAATAACACCTGTAATACTGTATCAGTCACTATctaacaaacagacacactcacTGAACTGATCAGCTGCTTCCACATGAACTGAACATGTTCCTTCTTGACTGATTTGATATATCCTGCTGTTGGGGGTGCAGTGCTACTCATCCCAAAGTCTGTGTATTTGGACTGACAGGTTTTTggcacatattaaaaaaaactagtgTATTACTGCCAGAGGGTAACCTATCAATTTGGGTAAGATAACCATCTATtaagtaatacattttaatgcttcCCAGATTTCCAGGCTGATATATTAAGATACATGTCACAATCTGTTgtaataaaaaggtaaaatcacACAGTTTTGATTAGGTCGGACTGCCAGACTGTATGTCTCCTGCTGTAAAACTGCAATTCTGATTAATTACTGTAGTAGTAGATAAGACGTGCACATACATAACAGAGAGTCTTAGTGGAGCAGAAGAGATAATAGAGCAGGGGGTAGGCACTGTTTAGTTGATACACAACAAGATaattgatacacacacaaacaatgttGTAGTTGAAAAATATACAGGTTTGTCGTGGTATGTAGTCATCCTGAtaagaaatatgttttgtatttttttcatgcctCTGTGCTGGCGACAGCCATGGTCGAACGCattatgtatttgtatgtctgtacgtcccattctcatgaacgcaatCTCCAGAACGCCTTGAGAGAAATTCTACAAATttacacaaatataaatgtggactcaaggatgaactgattacagattttggtgatcaaaggtcaaggtcactgtgacctcctATTTATCATTCTTGTGAttacaatatctcaaaaacaccttgaggatttttttttccaaatttggcaaaaacatccactctgactcaatgatgaacttataagattttggtggtcaaaggtcaaggtcacggtgacccaGAATCAGTATCATTCTTGTGGAtatatctcaagagcacctaGGGGGGAATTcctcaaaatttggcacaaacattcacttggactgaGTGATGAATTGATTACAAAttgctggtcaaaggtcaagatcaacatgatcttgcatctgtctcattcttgtgaaccgCAATTTCTCAccaacaccttaagggaatttcttcaaaccTGGCACAGATATTTGCTTGGACTCATGAATGAACCGATTAGAATTTattagtcaaaggtcaaggtcagttaaatctcacaaaacatgttttctagCAATAACaccaaaattattttgtaattatgacATAATTTCCCACAAATATACACTGGGATAAAATTAAGTTATATATtacatccaaaaggtcaaaggttaacttCACTGTGTCATCATAATGTTCTCTAAAATACCATTTTCTGTTCAACTACATAAgtcaggaacagagggggagTCATTTGGTCAGAAACTGAGTACCAAGCTTGGGtttcaccttgaaactgtgctgactgtaaaGATCTTTGGTGATTGTAGTTCCTCTTAGAATTGATGTCATTAATCTCTGGCAGGCTCTTCTGTCTATGGAAAAACTCACTTATTAAATCTCATTGCTATTTATCCAGTAATTTCCCTATGTTTACTGGGCTTAGATCAAACCAAATTGTGCTCTTCAGTGAACACTTTAAGTAGTGTTTGGCCTTGAAAGAATCAAAGGTGTCAGATTATCTGTGAGACACAACAGCGCATTAACGCAATGTTGTTCATTATAAGATCCCCAGCCAACGTCCTCAGGCTCATCAGATAAGActataaaaatatcacaacCATGAACCTCAACACGTAATCCACTCTCAAACTGCTTTGGAGCAGAGTCAGATATCAAAGATAGTATTTGAAGCCCTCCTCTACTCTTCATCACTAAGACATAAACAACTTGTGTCATGGTGTCATTGCAAATTGTACTTGAGGGCATCTCATAAATTTATTCTGAGGAGGATTGATTTATCTAGATTAAATCTAACCGTATAGGTTTGATTTAATTCAATGCTGACAGCACCCTCTACTGCCTGTAGAGGGTACTATTTACCGCACACAGACGGGCGTCAGAACAGACTTGAATGAGAACCTGTTGTCTTTTATCCCGTCTTCAGTCACAAGGCTTTACTGCTCATGTCGCAGCTTGGGGCAAGTTACTTAGACTGAGATGAAGATGATAACAAATAAATTGAATTGCTCAACTGTTTGCCTTTATCTCTATGTGCACCTCCACCAAGACATTCTTTTGGCTGGCATCTTGAGGTTAAATAAGCCCCGAGGATTGATGGTAGTTCATTCTCACGCTCAGAACGACTACATCATGAGACCACACGCAGCAAagccacagaaaaacaaacaagtgtgTAAGATAACTGGAagtggtttatttaaaaataaagaataatcaTAACAGTTGTTTTAACTTCTAATACTGTACAAAGGAACACCACAAATCACAAATCTTTCAGATCAAAACAAGTTTAGCATGATATAAAAAGTGTCAGACAACTCCCTTACATTGTAGAGTTCATTTTGgcatttgtaatttatttatacagccagTACTGAGGAGAAAAAGATGCACCGAAGTCTCCTACGTGAAGACAAAACATGTCCACGGAGATGACCGGACCCACTAGACAGCTGTGCCTCTCTCCAAGTTCTGTTTGATCTCTGCTGTGTATTTCCCGTAGAAGCGCTCCGCCTTCTTGTTGAACTTGGCGTTCCTCTCGTTAATGTAGTCGATGTCTGCGTCGTCGTTGTAGGCTCTGCGTCGGCTGTACTTGGCCCGCTTCTCTATCCTGACGATCGCAAATAAAAGCAGCTTTAGTGCGGATTTCATAAACCAGTATGGCCACCATCCATGGCATATCCAATAACAATAATTGGCTACAGGCAATGATTTGGGGGTGTGCGTTTAAATTTGGCGAGGAGAGTGGCAATGGAAAAcctaacacacatacatactcaGAGGAAAATACTGTCAATTTGTGAGCTCCCAGTCTTGATTCACTGTGTCTTCAAAGCATTGTTGTGCGTCACACGCTGGCAACAGAGTCCTTGTCTAATGCCCCACAGTCGCATCTCTAACACAAGCCGTAGACTGTCTCAAATGTAGAACAGCTCAGGAAAATACCCGCATGATCAAAGGTGAATAGGATCTCtgtagcaaaaacaaaatttaacaaagaACCTGCAAGAGCTAAACCCTTTGAAGCAGCAGTTGCATGTGAAAGATGGTGAAGGTACAGTGTGAGCCCTGTGTGCTGTCTTTATAGTGGCTTTCATAAGGTTTTGCTAAACCATCTACCCACACCCACTTGTTTGAAATTCAGGTCATGTGCATAGTCTGCCATGGTCACACCAAATGTAACAGCTGATACATTTGCAGGGATTTGTTGCGTTTGTGGGAAGGTAAAAGTCTTCAGcttataaaactgaaataacttCCCAGAaatgtgatataaaaataatctttgtgttcattgttttttttaacgtaTACACCTGGCAATGGGTTCGAGTCAGCTCATTAGAACACATCACAGGTTTGAGCAGAGCGGGCCAGAACATGTCAAAGTCTGAGTACATAAAAATTAACCTACAGAAACATCATGCCAATATAGGCTTAAATTATGAATTACATTTGTAGTAAGCAACTGTTATTATATTGGTGAGAAAAGTATTGTGTTTGTGGgaatattacattaaaagctgcagatctGTATTATGTTTCTGGTGTATTGAGTTTGTGGGCTGTTATTATGTTGGTGGGTTTTACATATTTGACGctgtaatattatatatatatgaaaagcATTGTAGGTCCCACTGAAGGTGGTCAACATGGGTAAGTTGCCGCCCCCACCTAAGCATCACCCCACGCAGGCCGATAATAACAGACTACCTCCCATCAGCTGCTCACCCAGGGCTGATTTCTGCAGATCAGATAGGCCCTAGTTCACACAAAACATCTCCTCTTCCAAAATTGGCAAAGGGGTCACAAACTCAATCCTTCCACGCATAATTATGACAGAGATGGTCTCATATTTCCAGACTCCACACTACGTTTGTGGTGTACCAGCACCGGAAAATTTCTGAATGAACCCTCTGTCTTTCTGACATATGAAAAGAACATCTTGGGTTATCTGAACTGCTTAAACCAATTAAAAATTAGCAAAGCCGaacccaaacatgtttttaaataacatcATGGGGGGGAATAAAAATCGATTGAGATGTATTGTTTTGCCAAAATTTACCTTCATTAGCCTTCAGCTTGTTAGGCCTGTCTAGTCTAGTGCTTCTTGTTATTTCTCAGAGAGCAGAAATCAAAGAACTGTTACTTAGCACAAAGTTTTATTCATGTGGACTGCCTGCTGAGTCTGGCTGATTCTTAACGGGAGGGCTGAGAGGGAGATGAAATTACTGGAAGGTCAGCAGAGGAGATGATATCTCTCTTTTACCATCTACTTTTGCGCGTGACTTACTGTTTCTCAACATCTTCCACCATACGGTCAATACCTTCCTTTGTGGGAACATGGGTGCCGTGGATCAGGCTATTTGATGTGGGGTGGAAGTCCTCACCACTGTGGAGCACCAGGAAAGGAATTAGAAAAAGCATAACTACATATAATCTCATTTTTAACATGATTAAAAATCAACTTCATTCTATTTTTGTGAAAAGGTCATCTTGATGAGAGAAGATCACGGGGAAACTGTGAGTGTGCATCCTTCATAGCTCTGCATGAAAATCAGCCTTTAAGGGTGAAAAACCTGCAGGCACCGGCTCCTCTTCTGTCTTAGCGTGCATGAATTGCACTCTAATATCTTAGAATTACTCCGGAGGGAAGTCACTGCTAACCCCAGGGCAAATGAGGGGGTACGTGACCTAACATATAGAAAATGCTTTGTGCACATGTGACTGGTTAATTCTTAGATGATTACGCAAAGCAAAATGTTACAATTCATTTTACTTGACTGAAAATTTCACAGTTACGGTCTTAAAAGTAAAGACGTCCTCATGTCATAATTTTTATGGCGCCGTTTGCACAAAAATCTAGCACTGCCATATTTGTTCTCATGGTGCCTATATGGAAGTATTAATAGACACAAGTAGAGTATTTTCGCAGCAAAAAGAAGACTTAACTCACCATtgctccctctgcctctcatAGGTTTCCATGTCTGGTCTGATTTGCTTGGTGAGCCTCTGGTACTGTCGGAATTGGGCCTCGGCGTAACCTGCAGACCGTTGTGTGAGacggaaaaaaagaaaatttgactGAGTTAAAATTACCGGAACAAACAGCATACAGGCACGGGGCTCAGCGACGCAACCTGCGGCTGGTTAAGTAAGGGATGAAGAGGCAACGCTCCTCCTCTCTTGAAGACCCTCTGGTGATAATTTTCTCCCCAGAGGTTTTAATTCAGAGGAGGTTTTGATGCAACAGATGGCGGCCATATTTTTGAGACACggcaactcttttttttttccctgggaGATTAAATTGGGAGCAGTTTGAGATGATTAACATCCCAAAGGGTCCTTACATGCAACCAGTATTGCTCGATACACTGCCGCTATGTAAGAAGCAGGGAGCAAGATTTCACTGTGTGACGAGTTTCTGAGGAGGTCACATGCACAGGCACAGCAGAACAGAAAAGTCAACCAGAAGCACAGTGTACCACTCTTTTCATCAAGCGTGAACTGCATCAAATTACAATTTACTAAATGAGTAGACTGAGGTTCTGTGGTGTGACATGCCTAAAATAAAGCGCTTTGATCCAGTCACCACTTTCTCCCATGTTACTTTCTGATGCAAGTCCACACAATCAGTCACTGACGTTAAATGCCAACCTCAACCGTATTAGGTGTGAAATGGACAGAAATTTCGCTTTTATTGATAAAGAAATGTGTAATAATAagtttaaatttctttaaagcAATAAAGCTAAGTGCGACTGCAGTCTTTCATCTGAACTTTGAGCCTAACTCATTCACAGCTGTTTAGCTGTTCAGCTGAATATAAGGTTGGCATCAGCATGTGTTGAGTACGGCtgtgtattgtttaaaaaatgttgttaccaGCTGAATATCAGAGACCTTCTAAGTTATGCCAAAACCATTAGAGCACTTCATTTCACACCCATAATGTGAATGGAGTGGTGTGTAATATCGCCATACTCAAACATTTTGGTGGCATTTCTACACACTGCACTGTCAGCTCTGTCAATTCATGGTGCTCGACTTCACCACATTACAGACTGTACGGGTTGTAGCTGCTGCCCGCACAGTGACAGAGCTCACTGCTTACACGACACAGCCAACATAACCTAACGAATATGAGTACAGAGTCAAGACATTTTGGTTTTGGTAAGAGTTCGTTTGGACTGTcagatgttgctgctgctgctgtgtcagcTCTTGCTAACTGGGCAGACGGTGGACTGACCGTTGGCCTGGAAGAAAGCAGCCTGGAgacggcagcaacagaaagtttactGATCCAGCGGGGCATTGAGGCACAAATAGGATCAAATGCAATTATCAATTGACTGGGTATGTTTCTATACCACTTGGTACCGAGTAATTTTGGTCAACACCTTAAGGGCAGCCGTAGTGTTGAGTGATCAAAAGCTGCTGTCTCTCTGGTTCCTCCTCCCGACACAAGGCGACTGAAAAGCCAAACCAAAATGACTTAAGGGCAGGAGGCTGTGTCATTATGCCCCAAACATGTGTGCTGTTAAATATACCAGAGAGATACAAATTATGATCCAGGAAATCCAGTAACAGACGCCAAACCACTGCACAACAAGGCGCAATAGGATTTTACAACTTAAATACTTTGCCAACTATCAGTCAACACGCCAGTTGCGAAGTTAAATGGTTAAATATTCTGTTCTCATAACAAAGAAATCCACTAGGAATGTGTGCCTGCATGTACTTGTTTGGCCCACCTTGCTGGAAAATGTGAAAGGTTTAACTTATTTCCTGGAGCCCCATGCATTTGTACCCCTGATACATCGGTGAACTGGCTCCAtacgaatgaatgaatgtatcaAAGGGCTGCGTTGTTTTCACACAGGACTCGAGTTGCTCTGAGTGCAGTCTTAGTCTGGTTCATCTCTGTACAATACACCTGTGATTTTATATTATGAAgctaaatttacaaaaataaaacaaagctaACTAAAACTGTCCATGCTAACAACTCTAACAAGGAGTTAATTACCAATTAATTCATTCACATTATACAACATGTCTCATACTCTATTAAACAGGTGGGACCAATGAGAGCATAACAAACAATTCATGTCTGTCTTTGCTGGAGACTCTGTAACCAACCTGCAAATCCTGTGTCTggattcttcttctttttcttcctctcccagCGCTCTGCATCGTCAGCAGTGATTTCAAGCAGTTTCACTCTGTCATAGTCCTCCCCTCTGGCAGCACATTCCTGAAAgtcaaacattattattattatatatatatatatgaaacgACTCTTTGATTTGATAAGTGTATGAGCCCCCTGGGTTCATTTTGTGGAAACGTTGAAAGTTTTTCATGGAGGTTCATTGATGTAAATGAATCATTCTTGTTTGCTTCACGGAGGCAGCAATATAAAATCTAGGCTCAGAATGTAGAAGTAAAAAGGCTATGCAGGAACCAGAGGGACACATACAGGGAAATCAATTATTACTGCAAGAGTGAAACATGGAGCAGCCCTCTAGCTATGTATGAAGTGAAGACAAAGTGTGACTTATATCTTGTACAGTAATAAACtgatgaggtacttatccatagtcagtgtattatatacagtagatggtAGCCGGGCACACAGAAGCCAAGAagtgtactgctgtggaaaGGGGCAGAACAAATTTGGCAGCAGAACAAATTtggccactt harbors:
- the syf2 gene encoding pre-mRNA-splicing factor syf2 is translated as MASCSEETVTAPEEDQTETLASQKREARLRKFRELHFKRNEARKLNHQEVVEEDKRLKLPANWEAKKARLEWELAENEKKKECAARGEDYDRVKLLEITADDAERWERKKKKKNPDTGFAGYAEAQFRQYQRLTKQIRPDMETYERQREQCGEDFHPTSNSLIHGTHVPTKEGIDRMVEDVEKQIEKRAKYSRRRAYNDDADIDYINERNAKFNKKAERFYGKYTAEIKQNLERGTAV